One region of Mucilaginibacter sp. 14171R-50 genomic DNA includes:
- a CDS encoding 2OG-Fe(II) oxygenase translates to MDLQQIISGVDWARVTQSMHIRGYAKIPGILSANECDELVSQYAQPDLYRKTIVMEHHGYGLGQYKYYSYPLPGIVQQLREQVYPHIAPIANKWMEVLNIDKRFPDTLSELTQLCHQHNQLRPTPLILKYNQGGYNALHQDLYGEVYFPMQLVVCLNQHGNDYDGGEFVLVEQRPRMQSKATVLSPNKGDMLLFTTNFRPVMGSKGYYRVNMKHGVSEVTRGDRHTLGVIFHDAA, encoded by the coding sequence ATGGATCTACAGCAAATAATTTCAGGGGTTGACTGGGCCAGGGTAACCCAAAGCATGCACATCAGGGGTTATGCTAAAATACCGGGCATATTATCGGCTAACGAGTGCGATGAACTGGTTAGCCAATACGCGCAACCTGATCTTTACCGCAAAACCATCGTAATGGAGCACCATGGTTACGGGCTTGGCCAGTATAAATATTATAGCTACCCGTTGCCGGGCATAGTGCAGCAACTTAGGGAGCAGGTGTACCCGCACATTGCCCCCATCGCTAATAAGTGGATGGAGGTTCTAAATATCGATAAACGGTTCCCGGATACCTTATCCGAACTTACGCAGCTCTGCCATCAGCATAACCAGCTACGCCCAACGCCTTTAATATTAAAGTATAACCAGGGCGGCTACAACGCCCTCCACCAGGACCTGTACGGCGAGGTTTACTTCCCCATGCAGTTGGTAGTATGCCTTAACCAACACGGCAACGATTACGATGGCGGCGAGTTTGTATTGGTAGAACAGCGGCCAAGGATGCAATCGAAAGCGACAGTATTAAGCCCCAACAAAGGCGACATGTTGTTATTCACCACCAACTTTAGGCCGGTAATGGGCAGCAAGGGTTATTATCGCGTTAATATGAAACATGGGGTAAGCGAAGTAACCCGCGGCGACAGGCATACGCTGGGCGTTATTTTTCATGATGCCGCCTGA
- a CDS encoding APC family permease — translation MTKETSKPHLKHELSLLDGTMLVAGSMIGSGIFIVSADITRNVGSAGWLIAVWLITGFMTLTAALSYGELSAMFPKAGGQYIYLKEAYNKLIAFLYGWSFFAVIQTGTIAAVGVAFSKFTAYLIPAVSEDNILFDAGFVKISAAQIVSIVLIFFLTFINTRGVKGGKLIQTTFTLTKLLSLFGLIIFGFLAFKSDIWTANWANAWDMHKLAKDGTTTDYTMSAALGAIAIAMVGSIFSSDAWNNVTFIAGEMKNPKRDVALSLFFGTMIVTIIYVCANIVYTGVLSLHDIVNADKDRVAVAASFVIFGSKGALVIAVMIMISTFGCNNGLILAGSRVYYSMAKDGLFFKRTGTLNKFDVPEFGLWIQAVVASILCLSGKYGDLLDMISFVVVLFYVLTIIGIFILRKKMPNAERPYKAFGYPVLPLVYIIMGLAFCTLLIIYKPDFTWPGLGIVLIGIPIYYISQRNVTNEDKTEVVS, via the coding sequence ATGACTAAGGAAACTTCTAAACCTCATTTAAAGCACGAACTAAGCCTGCTGGATGGCACCATGCTGGTGGCAGGTTCTATGATCGGCTCAGGTATTTTTATTGTAAGTGCTGATATCACGCGTAATGTGGGCTCGGCAGGCTGGCTGATAGCCGTATGGCTGATAACCGGCTTCATGACACTTACTGCTGCATTAAGTTACGGCGAACTAAGCGCTATGTTCCCCAAGGCGGGTGGCCAGTACATTTACCTTAAAGAGGCTTATAATAAACTGATCGCTTTTTTATATGGCTGGAGCTTTTTCGCGGTAATACAAACCGGTACTATAGCCGCCGTGGGTGTGGCATTTTCCAAATTTACCGCCTATCTGATACCTGCGGTAAGCGAGGATAATATTTTGTTTGATGCAGGGTTTGTAAAGATCAGCGCGGCGCAGATAGTGTCTATCGTGCTGATATTCTTCCTTACATTTATCAACACAAGGGGCGTTAAAGGCGGCAAACTGATACAAACCACCTTTACCTTAACCAAGTTATTAAGCTTATTCGGATTGATCATTTTTGGTTTCCTGGCCTTTAAGAGCGATATCTGGACCGCCAACTGGGCCAACGCCTGGGATATGCACAAACTGGCCAAGGATGGCACCACAACTGATTATACCATGAGCGCCGCCCTGGGTGCTATCGCCATAGCGATGGTGGGTTCTATCTTCAGCAGCGATGCCTGGAACAATGTAACCTTTATAGCCGGCGAAATGAAGAACCCTAAGCGGGATGTTGCGCTAAGCCTTTTCTTCGGCACCATGATCGTAACCATCATTTATGTATGCGCCAACATAGTTTATACCGGTGTGCTTTCCCTGCATGATATTGTTAATGCCGATAAAGACCGTGTGGCCGTGGCTGCATCCTTTGTGATATTCGGCAGCAAGGGTGCCCTTGTTATTGCGGTGATGATCATGATCTCAACCTTTGGATGCAACAACGGGTTGATACTTGCCGGATCACGGGTGTATTATTCAATGGCTAAGGATGGCTTATTCTTTAAAAGGACAGGCACTTTAAACAAATTTGACGTACCCGAGTTTGGCTTATGGATACAGGCCGTTGTGGCCTCGATACTTTGCTTAAGCGGTAAATATGGCGATCTGCTGGATATGATATCGTTTGTGGTAGTATTATTTTATGTGCTTACCATCATCGGCATATTTATCCTGCGTAAAAAAATGCCAAATGCCGAAAGGCCTTACAAAGCATTTGGCTACCCTGTGCTGCCTTTGGTGTACATTATAATGGGATTGGCTTTTTGTACGTTATTAATTATTTACAAGCCAGATTTTACCTGGCCTGGTTTAGGCATCGTTTTAATCGGTATCCCTATTTATTATATATCACAACGAAACGTTACTAATGAGGATAAAACGGAAGTGGTTAGTTAG
- a CDS encoding DoxX family protein, with protein MLSYRLDQLHARAKGNKWLRYFSVFNRIALAAGFIPSGFIKIMGERFTSLSNNHPMGHYLEALHHTGYYYTFIGVLQVTAAILLLIPRTAVLGALLYFPIILNICILSFAVRFDGSLLSSPLMVLANLYLIGWNYDKIKYILPFYEPSSANQPPVKPVISEKFPVRFFAGVFATVVMVAAVVGNLYSIRPRNTLAECNAQCNNSKNPGACNIFCDCIHQKGKPLDKCLDEYNKALKSGGK; from the coding sequence ATGCTTTCATATCGTCTTGATCAGCTGCACGCCCGCGCAAAGGGTAATAAATGGTTGCGCTACTTTTCAGTTTTCAACCGGATAGCCCTGGCAGCAGGCTTTATCCCATCGGGATTTATTAAGATCATGGGCGAGCGGTTTACCTCGTTATCTAACAACCACCCCATGGGGCATTATTTAGAAGCCCTGCACCACACCGGCTATTATTATACATTTATTGGCGTTTTACAGGTTACAGCAGCCATACTACTACTTATCCCGCGTACTGCGGTGCTTGGTGCGCTGCTCTATTTCCCTATAATATTAAACATTTGCATTTTGTCGTTCGCGGTGCGGTTTGATGGGTCGCTCCTGTCGTCGCCTTTAATGGTGCTGGCAAATTTGTACCTCATAGGCTGGAATTACGATAAGATCAAATACATCCTGCCGTTTTATGAGCCGTCAAGCGCTAACCAACCACCGGTAAAACCCGTTATCAGCGAAAAATTCCCTGTCCGGTTTTTCGCCGGTGTATTTGCTACGGTTGTTATGGTAGCTGCCGTAGTTGGTAACTTGTATAGCATCAGGCCGCGTAATACACTGGCGGAATGTAATGCGCAATGCAACAACAGTAAAAACCCTGGCGCCTGCAACATTTTCTGCGATTGCATCCATCAAAAGGGCAAGCCGCTTGATAAATGCCTCGACGAATATAACAAGGCGTTAAAAAGCGGCGGCAAATGA
- a CDS encoding type II toxin-antitoxin system RelE/ParE family toxin, whose translation MAVYNIAISKSAQKQLNKLQEDIADRIIESIYELANDPRPTGCKKLKGREAYRIRVGNYRVIYEIFDKVLQIDIIALGHRKDIYN comes from the coding sequence ATGGCTGTTTATAACATTGCTATATCTAAGTCTGCACAAAAACAATTAAATAAATTACAGGAAGATATTGCAGACCGTATTATAGAATCCATTTATGAATTAGCCAATGATCCGCGCCCTACCGGCTGTAAAAAGCTAAAAGGCCGCGAAGCCTATCGCATCAGGGTTGGCAACTACAGGGTGATCTATGAAATATTCGATAAGGTTTTACAGATAGATATTATCGCCTTAGGGCATAGAAAAGATATTTATAACTAA
- a CDS encoding amino acid permease, whose protein sequence is MKVFVKKSIEQLTSTVDTEGSLKRTLGAGSLIALGIGAIIGAGLFVRTAAAAGEHAGSAVTLSFIVAAIGCAFAGLCYAEFASIIPIAGSAYTYAYATMGEIVAWIIGWALILEYALGAATVSISWSEYANKLLDGKIPYEWCHSPMESIMVNGHSVHGIANLPALLILVILSLLLIKGTQESATVNGIIVFIKVAIVLVFIAIGWQFINPANHTPYLIPDNAPDIIQQNGKPYSYAPFFNHGWGGIISGAGVVFFAFIGFDAVSTAAQEAKNPKRDMPIGILGSLVVCTILYILFSWVLTGVAPYTDFMKSGKEASVAYAISNYMHGYNWLSTMVTVAILAGFSSVILVMLMGQSRVFYTMSTDGLLPKVFSDLHPKFRTPYKSNMILFIFVGAFAAFVPGSVAGDLTSIGTLFAFILVCVGVILLRKTDPNLPRPFKTPLVPLVPILGIIVCAAMIIGLPHETQISALVWMIAGLLIYFGYSKKHSKLGTAGDILPKASDFEKQ, encoded by the coding sequence ATGAAGGTATTTGTAAAAAAATCTATTGAACAGCTAACCAGTACGGTTGATACGGAAGGAAGCCTGAAGCGCACGCTTGGCGCGGGTAGCCTTATCGCTTTGGGTATTGGTGCAATTATTGGCGCAGGTTTGTTCGTACGGACCGCTGCTGCTGCCGGTGAACACGCCGGTTCGGCAGTTACCCTGTCATTTATCGTGGCGGCTATCGGCTGCGCGTTCGCGGGCCTTTGCTACGCCGAATTTGCTTCTATTATCCCTATTGCAGGTAGCGCGTATACTTACGCCTACGCAACCATGGGCGAAATTGTTGCCTGGATCATTGGATGGGCATTAATATTGGAGTATGCACTTGGTGCGGCAACGGTATCCATAAGCTGGAGCGAGTATGCCAATAAACTCCTCGACGGGAAGATACCGTATGAGTGGTGCCACTCCCCAATGGAATCTATCATGGTAAACGGGCACAGTGTGCATGGTATTGCCAACCTGCCTGCCTTATTGATACTTGTTATATTATCGCTGTTATTAATAAAAGGTACGCAGGAGTCTGCTACCGTAAACGGTATCATCGTATTTATTAAAGTGGCTATTGTATTGGTGTTTATTGCTATAGGCTGGCAGTTTATTAACCCTGCTAACCACACGCCATACCTTATTCCTGATAATGCGCCGGACATTATTCAACAAAATGGTAAGCCATATTCTTATGCGCCGTTCTTTAACCACGGCTGGGGGGGTATTATAAGCGGTGCCGGTGTGGTGTTCTTTGCCTTTATCGGTTTTGATGCCGTATCAACAGCCGCTCAGGAAGCTAAGAACCCTAAGCGCGATATGCCTATAGGTATATTAGGTTCGTTAGTGGTATGTACTATTCTTTACATATTGTTCTCATGGGTATTAACCGGCGTTGCGCCTTATACCGATTTCATGAAATCAGGTAAAGAAGCTTCGGTAGCCTATGCTATCAGTAATTACATGCACGGTTACAATTGGTTGTCTACCATGGTTACTGTGGCTATCCTTGCCGGTTTCTCGTCAGTTATCCTGGTGATGCTGATGGGTCAGTCGAGGGTGTTCTACACCATGTCTACCGATGGTTTATTGCCAAAAGTATTTTCAGACCTTCACCCAAAATTCAGGACCCCATACAAAAGCAATATGATCCTGTTCATATTTGTTGGTGCTTTCGCGGCATTTGTGCCGGGCAGTGTAGCCGGCGACTTAACGTCGATAGGTACTCTGTTTGCCTTTATACTGGTTTGTGTGGGTGTAATTTTACTCCGCAAAACCGATCCGAACCTGCCAAGGCCATTTAAAACCCCGCTTGTACCATTGGTGCCTATTTTAGGTATTATTGTTTGCGCGGCTATGATAATTGGTTTACCTCACGAAACGCAGATCAGCGCTTTGGTTTGGATGATAGCCGGGCTTTTGATTTACTTTGGCTACAGCAAAAAACATAGCAAACTAGGTACCGCGGGCGATATATTGCCTAAAGCCTCAGATTTCGAAAAACAGTAA
- a CDS encoding CotH kinase family protein gives MIKKYALFLLIAAAIAGCKKEVTIKTQPKPPVVAPDSVSFTSVKLEAKKNPGIITKDVVCDITDDQITAVIPQMEKLSKKLVVTFTTQNSTVTKNDTLQVSGKTPVDLRKPVIYTLTSAKGTTRNYRFTVKVFTGIPVLYLTTNGPVVSKDDYVTGKVDVDPNNSFEQEKLSIPLKIKGRGNSTWSEFPKKPYRLKFNDKAAMLGMPAAKNWVLLANYDDKTLMRTRIAFEFARRIGSDFAPQSRFVEVVMNGKFLGNYLLTSQVEVHENRVNITEMTENDNSGDALTGGYLLELDQRKDEKFWFVTKKNLPFTLKSPEETTPAQLKYIKKYIQDTEDALFADNANDPVNGYAKYIDVNSFMNWFFVEEVVKNQDARDFSSIFYYKERKGKLHMGPVWDFDLSSGNVDYSPAKDPKSWYIRDATWMVRLFKDVTFRSKVKKRWNEIRSTAVEAIFKDIDDNAAYLKLSQQQNFSKWPILDKYVWPNAVVLGNYDLEVAYAKDFLMQRIAWIDAEIATY, from the coding sequence ATGATTAAAAAATACGCATTGTTTTTGTTGATTGCCGCGGCTATAGCCGGTTGTAAAAAAGAGGTAACTATAAAAACACAGCCAAAGCCGCCGGTTGTTGCCCCCGATAGTGTTTCGTTTACATCGGTAAAGCTGGAAGCAAAGAAAAACCCCGGCATTATTACCAAAGACGTTGTTTGCGACATTACAGACGACCAGATAACCGCGGTTATACCACAGATGGAAAAGCTGAGTAAAAAGCTGGTGGTAACCTTTACTACTCAAAACTCAACAGTCACCAAAAACGATACTTTACAGGTAAGCGGAAAAACCCCTGTCGACTTGCGCAAGCCTGTAATTTATACACTTACATCTGCCAAGGGCACTACACGAAATTACCGCTTTACGGTTAAGGTTTTTACAGGCATCCCTGTTTTATACCTTACCACCAACGGCCCGGTTGTATCAAAAGATGACTATGTTACCGGTAAGGTAGACGTTGACCCCAACAATAGTTTTGAGCAGGAGAAATTGAGCATCCCACTGAAAATAAAAGGCCGCGGTAACTCAACCTGGTCAGAATTCCCGAAAAAACCATATCGTTTAAAATTTAATGATAAGGCCGCCATGCTGGGGATGCCCGCCGCTAAAAATTGGGTGTTGCTGGCCAACTACGATGATAAGACCTTAATGCGTACCCGTATAGCATTTGAGTTTGCCCGCCGCATAGGATCGGATTTTGCACCGCAGAGCCGTTTTGTTGAGGTGGTTATGAACGGGAAGTTTTTGGGTAATTACCTGCTGACCAGCCAGGTTGAGGTACACGAGAACAGGGTGAATATTACTGAAATGACCGAAAATGATAATAGTGGCGATGCGCTGACCGGCGGCTATTTGTTGGAACTGGACCAGCGTAAAGACGAGAAATTTTGGTTCGTAACAAAAAAGAACCTGCCATTCACCCTTAAATCGCCCGAAGAAACTACCCCCGCACAACTTAAATATATAAAAAAGTATATCCAGGATACTGAGGATGCCCTGTTTGCAGATAACGCTAACGACCCCGTGAACGGTTATGCCAAATATATTGATGTAAATTCGTTCATGAACTGGTTTTTTGTTGAAGAGGTGGTTAAAAATCAGGATGCCCGGGATTTTAGCAGTATATTTTATTATAAAGAACGCAAGGGCAAGTTACACATGGGCCCCGTTTGGGATTTTGACCTTAGCAGCGGTAACGTAGATTACTCGCCAGCAAAAGACCCTAAGAGCTGGTACATACGCGATGCCACGTGGATGGTACGGCTGTTTAAGGATGTGACCTTCAGGAGCAAGGTTAAAAAACGCTGGAACGAGATACGCAGTACGGCGGTTGAAGCTATTTTTAAGGATATTGACGACAATGCGGCTTACCTGAAGCTATCGCAGCAGCAAAATTTTAGCAAATGGCCTATATTGGATAAATATGTTTGGCCGAACGCTGTGGTGTTGGGTAACTACGACCTGGAAGTGGCTTATGCAAAGGATTTCCTGATGCAGCGTATAGCCTGGATAGATGCGGAGATAGCGACCTATTAA
- a CDS encoding sodium-translocating pyrophosphatase, with protein sequence MDLLNNYLIYLIPVMGLIGIIVMAIKSAWVTSQETGDASMNQLAGYIADGAMAFLRAEWKILSYFVIVAGVLLAWSGTTVATSSPIIAVSFLIGAFLSAFAGYLGMRIATKSNVRTTQAAKTSLAKALKVSFTGGTVMGLGVAGLAIIGLGSLFIVFYTMYVTSKGEAVNGEAMAKALDVLAGFSLGAESIALFARVGGGIYTKAADVGADLVGKVEAGIPEDDVRNPATIADNVGDNVGDVAGMGADLFGSYVATMLATMVLGREIVSHDSFGGIAPVLLPMVIAGLGLIFSIVGASMVKISKETDSVQKALNIGNWASIVLTAVATYFVVQWMLPADSFHMLRDEDANGAIKAGSLVFTKNGVFGSILVGLVVGTLMSIITEYYTAMGKRPVLSIIKQSSTGHATNIIGGLAIGMESTVLPILVLAAGIYGSYFFAGLYGVAIAAAGMMATTAMQLAIDAFGPIADNAGGIAEMSRLPEEVRGRTDNLDAVGNTTAATGKGFAIASAALTSLALFAAFVGVAGIEHIDIYKANVLAGLFVGGMIPFIFSALCISAVGRAAMAMVEEVRRQFREIPGIMEYKARPEYEKCVEISTKASIREMVAPGLIALITPIIIGFAFGPEVLGGLLAGVTVSGVLMGIFQSNAGGAWDNAKKSFEKGVEINGEIYYKKSEPHKASVTGDTVGDPFKDTSGPSMNILIKLMSIVSLVIAPHLNSADNTSKMMQKQEKVQSMNVHQIHVDKKI encoded by the coding sequence ATGGATCTTCTGAACAATTACTTAATTTATTTAATACCTGTAATGGGCCTCATCGGGATCATTGTGATGGCGATAAAATCGGCATGGGTTACCAGTCAGGAAACAGGCGATGCCTCGATGAACCAGCTTGCCGGTTACATTGCCGACGGCGCAATGGCCTTTTTGCGTGCCGAGTGGAAAATACTAAGCTACTTTGTAATAGTTGCCGGTGTTTTACTTGCCTGGAGCGGTACCACCGTTGCTACCTCGAGCCCGATAATTGCAGTTTCGTTTTTGATAGGCGCGTTCCTTTCGGCGTTTGCAGGTTACCTGGGTATGCGCATCGCTACAAAATCAAACGTACGTACAACACAAGCAGCTAAAACAAGCCTTGCCAAAGCGCTTAAAGTATCCTTTACCGGCGGTACAGTTATGGGGCTTGGCGTTGCAGGTTTGGCTATCATAGGTTTAGGCTCGTTATTCATTGTATTTTATACCATGTACGTAACGAGTAAGGGCGAAGCCGTTAACGGCGAGGCTATGGCTAAAGCGCTTGATGTGTTAGCGGGCTTCTCGTTAGGTGCCGAGTCTATCGCGCTTTTCGCCCGTGTGGGCGGTGGTATCTACACCAAAGCTGCCGATGTGGGCGCCGACCTTGTAGGTAAGGTTGAAGCCGGTATCCCCGAGGATGATGTGCGTAACCCTGCCACCATTGCCGATAACGTAGGCGATAACGTAGGTGACGTTGCCGGTATGGGCGCCGATTTATTCGGTTCGTACGTGGCTACTATGCTGGCTACCATGGTACTGGGCCGCGAAATTGTATCGCATGATAGTTTTGGTGGTATTGCCCCGGTATTGTTACCAATGGTTATTGCAGGCCTGGGATTGATATTCTCGATAGTAGGTGCATCAATGGTTAAAATATCAAAAGAAACAGATAGCGTACAAAAGGCACTTAACATAGGTAACTGGGCTTCAATTGTGTTAACAGCAGTTGCTACTTATTTTGTGGTACAATGGATGCTGCCTGCAGATAGTTTCCACATGCTACGTGACGAAGATGCGAACGGCGCGATTAAAGCAGGTTCGTTAGTGTTCACCAAAAACGGTGTTTTTGGTTCTATCCTGGTAGGTTTGGTAGTAGGTACCTTAATGTCTATCATCACCGAGTATTACACCGCAATGGGTAAACGCCCGGTGCTGAGCATCATTAAACAATCATCAACCGGCCATGCAACCAATATTATTGGTGGTTTGGCTATTGGTATGGAATCAACCGTGTTGCCTATCCTGGTATTGGCTGCGGGTATTTATGGTTCTTACTTTTTTGCAGGCTTGTACGGTGTGGCTATCGCTGCTGCAGGTATGATGGCAACAACGGCCATGCAATTAGCTATCGACGCGTTTGGCCCTATTGCCGATAACGCCGGTGGTATTGCCGAGATGAGCCGCCTGCCCGAAGAAGTGCGTGGCCGTACAGATAACCTGGATGCCGTAGGTAACACTACCGCTGCAACAGGTAAGGGTTTTGCTATCGCGTCTGCCGCGTTAACCTCACTGGCCTTATTTGCGGCTTTTGTGGGTGTTGCCGGTATCGAGCATATTGATATTTATAAAGCCAACGTTTTGGCAGGTTTATTTGTGGGCGGTATGATACCGTTCATCTTCTCGGCCTTGTGTATCTCGGCAGTAGGCCGTGCGGCAATGGCCATGGTTGAAGAAGTTCGCCGCCAGTTCCGCGAGATACCGGGCATTATGGAGTACAAGGCACGCCCTGAGTATGAAAAATGCGTGGAGATATCGACCAAGGCTTCAATCCGTGAGATGGTTGCACCGGGCCTTATCGCTTTAATTACCCCTATCATCATCGGTTTTGCATTCGGTCCCGAAGTATTGGGTGGTTTGCTAGCCGGTGTTACCGTATCGGGCGTGTTGATGGGGATCTTCCAGAGCAACGCAGGCGGTGCATGGGATAACGCAAAAAAATCGTTTGAAAAAGGTGTTGAGATAAACGGCGAGATCTACTACAAAAAATCTGAGCCGCACAAAGCATCGGTAACAGGTGATACCGTGGGCGATCCGTTTAAAGATACCTCGGGCCCGTCGATGAATATCCTGATCAAGCTAATGTCAATCGTATCGCTGGTTATCGCGCCGCACCTGAACAGCGCCGATAACACCAGCAAAATGATGCAGAAACAAGAGAAAGTACAATCAATGAATGTACACCAGATACATGTAGATAAAAAAATCTAA
- the dacB gene encoding D-alanyl-D-alanine carboxypeptidase/D-alanyl-D-alanine-endopeptidase, which translates to MRIKRKWLVSILFIANAAGAQTLQQNLQKAFTRFQQDDQCRYASVSLTVLDAKTGEQVFAVNPDMGLAPGSTLKTVTSITAFNVLGKDFQFQTQVGYTGTISANGTLTGDIIIKGGGDPTLGSWRWASTREGVVLNTMVAALKKAGIKKIKGCIIGDNGVFKNQSIPDAWIWQDLGTYYGAGIAGLCWRENQFDITLHTGPVGSPVSVSGTIPATNYLQYKSELTNGEPKTGDLAYSYLPAFGSKVMYLRGTYAVDQTKKRIAAAIPDPAYDAALRLTDTLERIGITVSGEPASSVMLADKGKTVAEATKNVTAIQSPELSKIVYWLNQKSINLYAEQLLATIAVKAGKPASTTDGVDIMKDFWELKGIDKRSMNIFDGSGLSPQDRITTSTMARILQSAKKEAWFSDFYESLPVYNDMKMKSGSINSVQAYAGFQTHNGRQLCFSIMVNNYYGPGSGIRAKMFKVLDELK; encoded by the coding sequence ATGAGGATAAAACGGAAGTGGTTAGTTAGTATTTTATTTATAGCAAACGCTGCGGGGGCGCAAACCCTGCAGCAAAATTTACAAAAGGCATTTACCCGTTTTCAGCAGGACGACCAGTGCCGCTATGCATCTGTATCGTTAACCGTGCTGGATGCCAAAACCGGCGAACAGGTATTTGCTGTAAACCCTGATATGGGCCTTGCGCCCGGCTCAACGCTAAAAACGGTTACCAGTATAACCGCTTTTAATGTTTTAGGTAAAGATTTTCAGTTTCAAACGCAGGTGGGCTATACAGGCACCATCAGCGCCAACGGCACCCTTACCGGCGATATCATCATCAAAGGCGGCGGCGACCCTACCCTGGGCAGCTGGCGCTGGGCATCAACCCGCGAAGGCGTAGTTTTAAATACCATGGTTGCCGCGCTTAAAAAAGCTGGTATTAAAAAAATAAAGGGCTGCATTATCGGCGATAACGGCGTTTTTAAAAACCAGTCTATCCCCGATGCCTGGATCTGGCAAGACCTGGGCACCTACTACGGCGCGGGTATAGCCGGCCTTTGCTGGCGCGAAAACCAGTTTGATATTACCCTGCACACCGGCCCTGTGGGCAGCCCCGTTAGTGTATCCGGCACCATCCCAGCTACCAATTACCTGCAATATAAAAGCGAGCTAACCAACGGCGAACCAAAAACCGGCGACCTGGCTTACTCGTATTTACCCGCCTTTGGCAGCAAGGTAATGTACCTGCGCGGCACCTACGCGGTAGACCAGACCAAAAAGCGCATAGCCGCCGCTATACCCGACCCGGCATACGATGCAGCCCTGCGCCTGACTGATACACTTGAGCGTATTGGCATTACGGTAAGCGGCGAGCCTGCATCGTCGGTTATGCTGGCAGATAAGGGGAAAACTGTTGCCGAAGCAACAAAAAATGTTACTGCCATACAATCGCCCGAATTAAGCAAGATCGTTTACTGGCTCAATCAAAAAAGTATTAATCTGTATGCCGAGCAACTGCTGGCCACCATTGCCGTTAAAGCCGGCAAGCCCGCCTCTACCACCGACGGCGTGGACATAATGAAAGATTTTTGGGAACTGAAGGGCATTGACAAACGCTCGATGAATATTTTTGACGGCAGCGGTTTGTCCCCACAGGATAGGATCACCACATCAACCATGGCGCGCATCCTGCAATCAGCAAAAAAAGAGGCGTGGTTCAGCGATTTTTATGAGAGCCTGCCGGTATACAACGATATGAAAATGAAAAGCGGCAGCATCAACAGCGTGCAGGCCTACGCGGGCTTTCAAACGCACAATGGCCGCCAGCTTTGTTTCTCTATCATGGTAAACAATTATTATGGCCCTGGCAGCGGCATCAGGGCAAAAATGTTTAAGGTGCTGGATGAGTTGAAATAG